In Desulfocurvus vexinensis DSM 17965, a single window of DNA contains:
- a CDS encoding HD domain-containing phosphohydrolase, with amino-acid sequence MDAGNPMHDKTILLVDDEAALLEVNREALLGLGCAVKTAGNGAQALEILDQGGVDLVVTDLRMPRLGGREMLEEMRARGCDAEVIFLTGYGSVESAVRCIQLGAADYLLKPFGIRELQDKVAKVLRERELRQAEQRRGPQGDAPDPRGLDLVLDFSQALRRQRDVRSVVKEFLVQLRETFHPDAMSLFFTEGARADLGRDVHWGPLLRDNRRVRDWFCAVAARLMERRGPRLFESLAVRSGGGKTAVSAMFAPIIDGQRLLGMVLVLREHEVGPYSLPSLQLLSVFAAHAASALDSVAVQCRLQDMNLEIITSHVRSVEAKDVYTKGHSERVGAYAAMLGREVGLGPADLELLSFAGVLHDVGKIGVPDRILNKRGPLTAAEFEVMRQHPVLGRDILADLRSLQGVLPIVYHHHEWVNGQGYPDGLAGEAIPFLARIVSVVDGYEAMTSDRAYQDARSPKEALDILRRGAGLQWDERLVEAWCRIVATRDLARVAAQTALSVTLPLA; translated from the coding sequence ATGGACGCCGGGAACCCGATGCACGACAAGACGATCCTGCTCGTTGACGACGAAGCCGCGCTGCTCGAAGTCAACCGCGAGGCCCTGCTGGGGCTGGGCTGCGCGGTCAAGACGGCGGGCAACGGCGCGCAGGCCCTGGAGATCCTCGACCAGGGCGGGGTGGATCTGGTGGTGACCGACCTGCGCATGCCCCGCCTGGGCGGGCGCGAGATGCTCGAAGAGATGCGCGCCCGGGGCTGCGACGCCGAGGTCATCTTCCTCACCGGCTACGGCTCGGTGGAAAGCGCGGTGCGCTGCATCCAGCTCGGGGCTGCCGACTACCTGCTCAAGCCCTTCGGCATCCGCGAACTTCAGGACAAGGTGGCCAAGGTGCTGCGCGAGCGCGAGCTGCGCCAGGCCGAGCAGCGCCGTGGTCCCCAGGGCGATGCCCCCGACCCCCGGGGCCTGGACCTGGTCCTGGATTTCAGCCAGGCCCTGCGCCGCCAGCGCGACGTGCGCTCGGTGGTCAAGGAGTTCCTGGTCCAGCTGCGCGAGACCTTCCACCCCGACGCCATGAGCCTGTTCTTCACCGAGGGCGCGCGCGCCGATCTGGGCCGCGACGTACACTGGGGCCCGTTGCTGCGCGACAACCGCCGCGTGCGCGACTGGTTCTGCGCCGTGGCCGCCCGGCTCATGGAGCGGCGTGGCCCCAGGCTCTTCGAGTCCCTGGCCGTGCGCAGCGGCGGCGGCAAGACCGCCGTGTCGGCCATGTTCGCCCCCATCATCGACGGCCAGCGGCTGCTGGGCATGGTGCTGGTGTTGCGCGAGCACGAGGTCGGGCCCTACTCCCTGCCCTCGCTCCAGCTGTTGTCCGTGTTCGCCGCCCACGCGGCCTCGGCCCTGGACAGCGTGGCCGTGCAGTGCCGCCTGCAGGACATGAACCTGGAGATCATCACCTCGCACGTGCGCTCGGTGGAAGCCAAGGACGTGTACACCAAGGGCCACTCCGAGCGCGTGGGCGCCTATGCGGCCATGCTCGGGCGCGAGGTGGGCCTGGGCCCGGCGGACCTGGAGCTGCTCTCCTTCGCCGGGGTGCTGCACGACGTGGGCAAGATCGGCGTGCCCGACCGCATCCTCAACAAGCGCGGCCCGCTCACCGCAGCCGAGTTCGAGGTCATGCGCCAGCACCCGGTGCTGGGGCGCGATATCCTGGCCGACCTGCGCTCCCTGCAGGGCGTGTTGCCCATCGTCTACCACCACCACGAGTGGGTCAACGGCCAGGGCTACCCCGACGGCCTGGCCGGGGAGGCCATTCCCTTCCTGGCGCGCATCGTCAGCGTGGTGGACGGCTACGAAGCCATGACCTCCGACCGCGCCTACCAGGACGCGCGCAGCCCCAAGGAAGCCCTGGACATCCTGCGCCGTGGCGCGGGCCTGCAGTGGGACGAACGCCTGGTGGAGGCCTGGTGCCGCATCGTGGCCACCCGCGACCTGGCGCGCGTCGCCGCCCAGACGGCCCTGTCCGTGACCCTGCCCCTGGCCTGA
- a CDS encoding cysteine-rich small domain-containing protein, whose translation MPENSHRFFRNTACAYFPCHEVDDETQFNCLFCFCPLYWLEDCDGTPAFRGGVKDCTGCTLPHAPQGYDTVLARLRREFARRAGRPDDET comes from the coding sequence ATGCCTGAAAACAGCCACCGCTTCTTCCGCAACACGGCCTGCGCCTATTTCCCCTGCCACGAGGTGGACGACGAGACGCAGTTCAACTGCCTGTTCTGCTTCTGCCCGCTCTACTGGCTTGAGGACTGCGACGGCACCCCGGCCTTTCGCGGCGGCGTGAAGGACTGCACCGGCTGCACCCTGCCCCACGCCCCGCAGGGCTACGACACGGTGCTGGCCCGCCTGCGCCGCGAGTTCGCCCGGCGGGCCGGCAGGCCGGACGACGAAACATGA
- a CDS encoding YhjD/YihY/BrkB family envelope integrity protein, with amino-acid sequence MKPTPPHQAPPGAPGRRAAARALALRAARWAAMVGHGFVADQCLLWASALAFTTALSLVPLLAVAFSISKGFGIQNSDFIHNLLMQVTAGREETVAAIVGYINNTNVGTLGAVGVGLLFVTVVSLLGSIEKSLNSIWGLKSQRTLWRKFSDYLTVILVCPLLILIAISATASLESSTVVRTLLDVSVLHTAWLGLLKALPYISTWLALLFVYTFIPNTRVRFGAAAAGAVLAGSLWQAVQWGYITYQASFRNYNAIYGSFAQVPLLLIWLFVSWAIVLLGAQISFAVQNSGTYQREATLDAYSHDDRQKLAALALALLTRAFMQGGPRPGNEELARQLDAPVRLVGDVMHMLARAGIVLRVAGAHPEGAYTLARPPDSVRMVDVMLALSRYRQGAGPRALGPRLAALDPVFAGLVASAKTSPHNMTLAQFARRCAGPDACADAAQQGADAADSAPGAGSGDA; translated from the coding sequence ATGAAGCCGACGCCGCCACACCAAGCGCCGCCCGGCGCGCCGGGCCGCCGGGCCGCCGCCCGGGCCCTGGCCCTGCGCGCCGCGCGCTGGGCGGCCATGGTCGGGCACGGCTTCGTGGCCGACCAATGCCTGCTGTGGGCCTCGGCCCTGGCCTTCACCACGGCCCTGTCCCTGGTGCCGCTGCTGGCCGTGGCCTTTTCCATCTCCAAGGGCTTCGGCATCCAGAATTCCGACTTCATCCACAACCTGCTCATGCAGGTCACCGCCGGGCGCGAGGAGACCGTGGCCGCCATCGTCGGCTACATCAACAACACCAACGTCGGCACCCTGGGCGCCGTGGGCGTGGGCCTGCTCTTCGTCACCGTGGTCTCGCTGCTGGGCAGCATCGAGAAATCCCTGAACAGCATCTGGGGCCTCAAGTCCCAGCGCACCCTGTGGCGCAAGTTCTCGGACTACCTGACGGTGATCCTGGTCTGCCCGCTGCTCATCCTCATCGCCATCAGCGCCACGGCCTCGCTGGAAAGCTCCACCGTGGTCCGCACGCTGCTGGACGTCTCGGTGCTGCACACGGCCTGGCTGGGGCTGCTCAAGGCCCTGCCCTACATCAGCACCTGGCTGGCCCTGCTCTTCGTCTACACCTTCATCCCCAACACCCGGGTGCGCTTCGGCGCGGCGGCTGCGGGGGCGGTGCTGGCGGGCAGCCTGTGGCAGGCGGTGCAGTGGGGCTACATCACCTACCAGGCCTCGTTTCGCAACTACAACGCCATCTACGGCAGCTTCGCCCAGGTGCCGCTGCTGCTCATCTGGCTGTTCGTGAGCTGGGCCATCGTGCTGCTGGGCGCGCAGATCAGCTTCGCCGTGCAGAACAGCGGCACCTACCAGCGCGAGGCGACCCTGGACGCCTACAGCCACGACGACCGCCAGAAGCTGGCCGCCCTGGCCCTGGCCCTGCTCACCCGCGCCTTCATGCAGGGCGGCCCGCGCCCGGGCAACGAAGAGCTGGCCCGCCAGCTCGACGCCCCGGTGCGCCTGGTGGGCGATGTGATGCACATGCTGGCCCGGGCGGGCATCGTGCTGCGCGTGGCCGGGGCGCACCCCGAGGGCGCCTACACCCTGGCGCGCCCGCCGGACTCGGTGCGCATGGTGGACGTGATGCTGGCCCTGTCGCGCTACCGCCAGGGCGCCGGGCCCCGGGCCCTGGGGCCCCGGCTGGCAGCGCTGGACCCGGTGTTCGCCGGGCTGGTGGCCTCGGCCAAGACCAGCCCGCACAACATGACCCTGGCCCAGTTCGCCCGCCGCTGCGCCGGGCCGGACGCCTGCGCCGACGCAGCGCAACAGGGCGCGGACGCAGCAGACAGCGCCCCGGGCGCCGGGAGCGGCGATGCCTGA
- a CDS encoding HDOD domain-containing protein — MHTEPDAGAQPEAREIVRHIEQLPAPPAVAGKVLSMVAGQDADFNDAARLIETDASLALKVLRMANTLAYGYRGKVESLDQAVRTLGFETLRNALLSVLIRDSLFAGHARGGDPLLTHLWKHSLTCAVTAQMLAETAMPEAKGAAFTAGLVHDCGQMVLLAARPAHYEPLVRRCRAGEAPLLALEAPGPEHTLVGKWLLVQWDMPRALVDVAWLHHQSPEALAGLGREGRLPALVGLADLLAHEVMCDAPVAAGADPEALAGLLGIPGAALEQVKARIGEAYAQRAAAFDLDGDAAGFYFEALQRANARLAGINADLDDQRRRLRRANRVLTAVTAAGQEMARAQAPGAVLDTLARVFPARLGAPRGFAYHVDSGAGTLNGLAWDEGAARPFRCGLDKNLAPVFGHGPDAPPQELRPVLTGYLTRIPAEMPDEASHMLCAPPWLILPLLAEGGFLGEVAFAPGDARSVRLPAEERAGFIQLADLASAALNRLELHERLEERAERLSSALGRLRRMNHKLLQAERLAAVGQLAAGAAHEINNPLAIIYARAQLLELRAPDEKTRADFRQMMAQIERITTILTNLMDFARPAPPHMEPLALNGVAERAMALVAGGLGKQEIDLVTELAPDLPPVTADGGQLEQVALNLLINAEHAVADRAQPRERGRITVATGVQGAHAFLTISDNGVGIPVENLDKIFDPFFTTKEQGRGTGLGLSTSYGIVQAHGGDIRFRSVPGSGTQVTVLLPLSCPAPQAARAAAQGRPERDTILVVDDERHIRDILRESLEARGYAVRTAEDGEQGLVLLERERFSLLLVDIRMPLRDGLSLLERARERIGATPVIVLTGMAGPEEIDKALRLGVFRCVRKPFQIDALLDDIAAALGRDPGGEAS; from the coding sequence ATGCACACCGAACCCGACGCCGGGGCCCAGCCCGAAGCCAGAGAGATCGTCCGGCACATCGAGCAGCTGCCCGCGCCGCCCGCCGTGGCGGGCAAGGTCCTGTCCATGGTCGCCGGGCAGGACGCGGACTTCAACGACGCCGCCCGGCTCATCGAGACCGACGCCTCCCTGGCCCTGAAGGTGCTGCGCATGGCCAACACCCTGGCCTACGGCTACCGGGGCAAGGTCGAAAGCCTGGACCAGGCCGTGCGCACCCTGGGCTTCGAGACCCTGCGCAACGCCCTGCTCTCGGTGCTCATCCGCGACAGCCTCTTCGCCGGGCACGCGCGCGGCGGCGACCCGCTGCTGACCCACCTGTGGAAACACTCCCTGACCTGCGCCGTCACGGCCCAGATGCTGGCCGAAACGGCCATGCCCGAGGCCAAGGGCGCGGCCTTCACCGCCGGGCTGGTCCACGACTGCGGGCAGATGGTCCTGCTGGCGGCCCGGCCCGCGCACTACGAGCCCCTGGTGCGGCGCTGCCGCGCGGGCGAGGCGCCCCTGCTGGCCCTGGAGGCCCCGGGCCCCGAGCACACCCTGGTGGGCAAGTGGCTGCTGGTGCAGTGGGACATGCCGCGCGCCCTGGTGGACGTGGCCTGGCTGCACCACCAGTCGCCCGAGGCCCTGGCCGGGCTGGGCCGCGAGGGGCGGCTGCCCGCCCTGGTCGGCCTGGCCGACCTGCTGGCCCACGAGGTGATGTGCGACGCGCCCGTGGCCGCCGGGGCGGACCCCGAGGCCCTGGCCGGGCTGCTGGGCATCCCGGGCGCGGCCCTGGAGCAGGTCAAGGCGCGCATCGGCGAGGCCTACGCCCAGCGCGCCGCCGCCTTCGACCTGGACGGCGACGCGGCGGGCTTCTATTTCGAGGCCCTGCAACGGGCCAACGCGCGCCTGGCGGGCATCAACGCCGACCTGGACGACCAGCGCCGCCGCCTGCGCCGGGCCAACCGGGTGCTCACCGCCGTGACCGCCGCCGGGCAGGAGATGGCCCGGGCCCAGGCCCCCGGGGCCGTGCTCGACACCCTGGCGCGGGTGTTCCCCGCGCGCCTGGGCGCTCCGCGCGGCTTCGCCTACCACGTGGACTCCGGGGCCGGAACCCTGAACGGCCTGGCCTGGGACGAGGGCGCCGCGCGGCCCTTCCGCTGCGGGCTGGACAAGAACCTGGCCCCCGTGTTCGGCCACGGACCGGACGCCCCGCCGCAGGAGCTGCGCCCGGTGCTGACCGGATACCTCACGCGCATCCCCGCCGAGATGCCCGACGAGGCCTCGCATATGCTCTGCGCGCCGCCCTGGCTGATCCTGCCGCTGCTGGCCGAGGGCGGCTTCCTGGGCGAGGTGGCCTTCGCCCCGGGCGATGCGCGCTCCGTGCGCCTGCCCGCCGAGGAGCGCGCCGGGTTCATCCAGCTCGCGGACCTGGCCAGCGCGGCCCTGAACCGCCTGGAACTGCACGAGCGGCTGGAGGAGCGCGCCGAGCGCCTGTCCTCGGCCCTGGGGCGGCTGCGGCGCATGAACCACAAGCTGCTCCAGGCCGAGCGCCTGGCCGCCGTGGGCCAGCTGGCCGCCGGGGCCGCCCACGAGATCAACAACCCCCTGGCCATCATCTACGCCCGGGCCCAGCTCCTGGAGCTGCGCGCGCCCGACGAGAAGACCCGCGCGGACTTCCGGCAGATGATGGCCCAGATCGAGCGCATCACCACCATCCTGACCAACCTCATGGATTTCGCCCGGCCTGCGCCGCCGCACATGGAACCCCTGGCCCTGAACGGCGTGGCCGAGCGGGCCATGGCCCTGGTGGCCGGCGGCCTGGGCAAACAGGAAATCGACCTCGTGACCGAACTGGCGCCGGACCTGCCCCCCGTGACCGCCGACGGCGGCCAGCTCGAACAGGTGGCGCTCAACCTGCTCATCAACGCCGAGCACGCCGTGGCCGACCGGGCCCAGCCCCGGGAGCGCGGGCGCATCACCGTGGCCACCGGGGTCCAGGGCGCCCACGCCTTCCTCACAATCTCCGACAACGGCGTCGGCATCCCTGTAGAAAATCTGGACAAGATCTTCGACCCCTTCTTCACCACCAAGGAGCAGGGCCGGGGCACAGGCCTGGGGCTGTCCACGTCCTACGGCATCGTGCAGGCCCACGGCGGCGACATCCGCTTCCGCAGCGTGCCCGGCAGCGGCACGCAGGTCACGGTGCTGCTGCCCCTGTCCTGCCCGGCCCCGCAGGCGGCCCGCGCCGCGGCCCAGGGCCGCCCCGAGCGCGACACCATCCTGGTGGTGGACGACGAGCGGCATATCCGCGACATCCTGCGCGAATCCCTGGAAGCCCGGGGCTACGCCGTGCGCACCGCCGAGGACGGCGAGCAGGGCCTGGTGCTGCTGGAGCGCGAGCGCTTCAGCCTGCTGCTGGTGGACATCCGCATGCCCCTGCGCGACGGGCTCTCGCTGCTGGAGCGCGCCCGCGAGCGCATCGGCGCCACCCCGGTCATCGTGCTCACGGGCATGGCCGGGCCCGAGGAAATCGACAAGGCCCTGCGCCTGGGCGTGTTCCGCTGCGTGCGCAAGCCCTTCCAGATCGACGCCCTGCTGGACGACATCGCCGCCGCCCTGGGGCGTGATCCGGGCGGGGAGGCGTCGTGA
- a CDS encoding HDIG domain-containing metalloprotein, with translation MLTRDEALALVKAQGPEPHLVHHAVQTEAIMRALALRLGHDPELWGVTGLLHDLDYPATRDTPARHGLEAAALLTGRMPDDALRAIVAHNEECTGVAAASPFDFALRAAESATGLISAAALVRPTRMQGMEPKSLKKKMKDKAFAAAVSRERIRECERLGLTLDDFFLLAIPAMATVAAETGLA, from the coding sequence ATGCTCACCCGCGACGAGGCGCTGGCGCTGGTCAAAGCCCAAGGCCCCGAACCGCACCTGGTTCACCACGCCGTGCAGACCGAGGCCATCATGCGCGCCCTGGCCCTGCGCCTGGGTCACGACCCCGAACTGTGGGGCGTCACCGGCCTGCTGCACGACCTGGACTACCCCGCCACCCGCGACACTCCCGCCCGCCACGGCCTGGAGGCCGCCGCCCTGCTCACCGGGCGGATGCCCGACGACGCCCTGCGCGCCATCGTCGCCCACAACGAGGAATGCACCGGCGTGGCCGCGGCCAGCCCCTTCGACTTCGCCCTGCGCGCCGCCGAAAGCGCCACCGGGCTCATCAGCGCCGCCGCCCTGGTGCGGCCCACGCGCATGCAGGGCATGGAGCCCAAGAGCCTAAAAAAGAAGATGAAGGACAAAGCCTTCGCCGCCGCCGTCAGCCGCGAGCGCATCCGCGAATGCGAGCGCCTGGGCCTGACCCTGGACGACTTCTTCCTGCTGGCCATCCCGGCCATGGCCACGGTGGCCGCCGAGACGGGCCTGGCCTGA